From a single Cyanobacteriota bacterium genomic region:
- a CDS encoding circadian clock KaiB family protein: MSISSQQDEAYNFRLYIAGIDEPKSTRAINNFYRMTERIAGNCDVDIVDIYTNIELTEVDRVSATPTLIKLSPPPVQRFVGDLSNIDQVLMTLRIKFDR; this comes from the coding sequence ATGTCCATATCATCCCAACAAGATGAAGCCTATAACTTTCGGTTGTATATCGCCGGAATTGATGAGCCAAAATCTACTCGTGCGATCAACAATTTTTATCGCATGACTGAACGTATTGCCGGTAACTGCGACGTTGATATTGTAGATATTTATACCAATATAGAACTGACCGAGGTAGATCGAGTCAGTGCTACACCTACGCTGATAAAACTATCTCCACCGCCTGTTCAGCGATTTGTTGGGGATTTATCAAACATTGACCAGGTGTTGATGACGTTACGTATAAAGTTCGATCGCTAA